ACGCGTTTCCGCATACTTCCGAAAAAAGCGTCCTGCACAGGCCCCATAACTTATAAACAGGTTATGAACATTTTATGAACATTTGGTAAAAAACTCATTCAGGGGCGATCGACATTAAAGAATATTTTTATTTTCATCCGATGTAACCCCCATTTTGATGGCTATGTAAAAAGTCATATTCAACCCTTATTTGTCATTTGAAAAAATATAAGTGACCGCGGAATCCCGCCCGTTCCCGGCGTACGACATGACGCGATCGGGGGAAAAGATGCCGGCAATGGGCGGGACGGGGCCCGCGACAACGCGGCCGAAATTATGATCAAACCCGAACCTATGAACATGTTATAGACAATATTATAGACATTGATGCAATGGCGTTCATCTCCTGCGGCTCCTCATGCATATGCCGGGGGGGAATAAAATTCGTGCTTATTTGCGGTCACTTCCGTTTTCAACACGAATCACCTGTTTTCGGTTTGACAGGGTTCGCTTTTTTGACTATTAGCTTTTAACTGACAAAATGATTTATTCCGGCTTGACCGGTCAGATAATCGAGAGGACACTTATGGGAAAACATTTCCGGGCATGGGTTTTATGGTTCATATTTCTTTTGGTCATCGATTTTACCGTACCGTTTTTAATATTCGGTCATGTTCCCCGGCTGTCGGGAAGTTTTCTTTTCTGGGTGGCCTGGGTCATCGTGGCCATTATCAGCATGTTCATCATGTTTGCCGGATGGCGGGAAAATAACACACAAGGATCATCAAGACCATGAACGAAGCCTTTTACGCATGGACAGTTTTGTCGGTTTATATCGTCATCGGGGTTGTGGTGGCCGCTATGGCGAGAAAAAAACTCGGCACCGGCATGAATGAGTTCTTTCTGGCCAACCGCCAGCTGGGCGGAATTGTATCCGCCCTGACCTACGCGGCAACCACCTACAGCGCATTCATGATGGTGGGCCTGGCCGGTCTGACCTACAAACTGGGGGTGGGCGCTCTGGGATATGAACTGACCTACCTGTGCGGTCTGGTGCTGGTGGTCTTTTTCGGGCCCCGGTTCTGGCTGGTGGGACATAAATACGATTACCTGACCCATGCCGAGCTTCTGGCAGACCGATACCAGAACCGGGCCGTAGGAATTATCGCCACCGTGCTGTGTCTGGTTTTCCTGATTCCTTATGCGGCAATTCAGCTGATGGGAATCGGGTATCTGCTGTCCGTTGTCTCCAAAGGCGCCATTTCCCTGATCACGGCCATGGCCATCGCCACCCTGCTGGCCATCGTATGGTCGTATATGGCCGGGCTTCGGTCGGTGGCCTGGACAGATGCCCTGCAGGTGGTGATCATGATGGTCACCTCCGTGGTGACCCTTTTCTTTGTGGTATATAAAGGATTCGGCGGGATCGAGCCATTTTTTAACCGCATGAATACGGAAATCCCGGAACTGCTGGCGGGCTCAGGTCTGTTCCGGTTCAATGTATTTTTCGGTCTTGCCCTGCCCTGGCTGTTTTTTTCACTGTCCAACCCTCAGGTGACCCAGCGGCTGTTTGTGCCCAAATCCGTCACGGCGTTCAAGCAGATGATCGGTGGGTTTCTGATTTTCGGATTAATCTACACACTGGTATCCGTGCTGTGGGGATTCAGCGCCCGGCTGCTGCTTCCGGACCTGGCTTCTGCGGATCTGGCAACCCCTTCGCTGCTGGCCCTGGCGATTATTCCAAAGCTGATCGCCATCATCGTGATGGTCGGGATACTATCGGCCGCCATTTCCACGATTGACTCGATTTTGCTGACACTGTCCTCGATGTGCAGCCGCGATCTGGTAAAAAACGGATTCAAGGCTAAAATATCTGAAGAAACCGAATTGAAAATCGGAAAACGCATTATTCCGATACTGGCTGCCATCTTTTTCGTATTTGCCTACTGGGCCGCCGGAAAAACCGGTCTGGCCTTCATGATCGCACCCCTGTCCTCGGCGGCGTCGGCCGGTCTGCTGATGGCGGTGCCCAGCATTATCGGGGCCTTTTTCTGGAAGAAAGCAACCGCTGCCGGGGCGCTGACCAGCATGATCGGCGGCGCGGCACTGGTATTGATCCTCCAGCTGACCGGACTCAAGCCCCTGGGATTATGGCCCGGCGTCTGGGGAGTCATCGTTTGCACAGGCCTGTATATCTGCGTCAGCCTGGTCACCAGAGCCCCGATTGAAAAGGCGGAGGAATTTATCGGTTATCTGGAAAAAGACCTTCCCCGATATAAATTCATATAAAAGAAACGATTCACCCGGTTCACCCAAACGCAGGAAAGGAAGAGAAAAAAATGCCTTGCCTGCATCGTCACCATCCCCCTTTCCGATTCCTGCATGAATTCATTTAAATTCTTTCCAGCCGGGCCTTCAGAAATTATTAAAATAAAACTTATGAACAATTCATGAACACGTTATCAACATTTTTCGAAACAGGACCCTGCACCGCAAATTTCTTTCCGGCCTGCACACCCGATACCTTTTGAATGTATTTTAAGGCTGCTCCCCTTTTCCTGTCGCGCGATTCATTCCGTCCCCTGTGGATCGATAAAAACAAGGCCTTTCAACCCGATTTTATTTTGACGCCGCTTTTGTTCCACCACAGGGCACAATATACAAAACGATCAAAACCCGCCCGCCCTTAGTGTTTCTTGTAGCAAAACAAAAAATATAAATTTTATTTGACATAAAACAATCTCAATAAAAACCATTCAATGACACCCGGAAAAACGGTGTATACTGCTAAAATCTTAATATTTTAACAGGTTATGCCTAAAATTATCGCATGTATATTTTCAATATTTTCCTCTTGACATCAATCTTTTTTATGTATAATTATAAATATGTTTTGAATTATGGTACAAATTTAACTGGCCGAACGATACAAAAAACAAGATTTGCAATATTTGTTTCATTTTACAGAACAAAATATACCACGGCCGTTCCATAATATATTACCATAGCGCATATAACCCAATGGTTTCAGAATTACAGATAACGGTTGGATTTTAAACAGAAGGGGGGGCTCAATTATAGTTCAGCAGCAGCGTCTGCAGAAAAATTAATGCCGGTTGCCTTACAATTGATAATGTATACATATTCGGGTGTGTTGTTACTTTAATTAAGAGGAGTGTTTACAAATGGCTATCATGTTCCCTACAGCGAAAAGAAAGCATGGTGAAGAGCAGCCTTATATTCCCATGGGGCCCTTCAAATTCAGATTACCCTTTATTCATTTTGGCGTGGAAATGGCCGAGGTCTACCAGGCCCTGGTCATGTTTGTCACTGCTCTCGGGGCAATCGCTCTGCTGCAGGATATGTTCGGAATCTCATTTGAACTGGCGCTGACCATCGTCGCATTTCATGAATTGATGTATTGTGTTCAAAATATATTCGGCGATCCGCTGGTACCGGGCTGGATTACACCGGCCATCCCGCTGACAACCGCCTTTCTTCTGAAATACGGTGTGGGTGAAGACAGAATTCAGGCACTGATCGCGCTGCAGATGCTGGTGGGTATCATTTACCTGATTTTAGGTCTGACCGGGCTGGCAAAAAAAATGATCAACCACATTCCCAGGGCCATGCAGTCCGGAATTATCCTGGGCGCCGGAATTGCCGCGATCACGGGAAAATACTGTTTCCAACCCGGCGGCGCAGGACTCACCAAATACCCCTTCAGCATCACCGCTGGCGGCCTGCTGGCGCTGTATCTCCTTTTTTCCAAAGGATTTACGGACAGGGTTAAAAAAGAGGGTTCGGATTCGAAAAGCATCTTCATCAAAATCGCCAATTACGGTATCGTTCCCGGAATCATTCTGGCAATTCTCGTGGGCTGGATCAGCGGCGAAGTTACTTTGCCAAAATTTGAATCCGGCATCATCTTCATCCCCAGATTCAAAGAATGCATCCAGCAGATGTCCATCTTCGGGGTCGGGATTCCGCCGATGAGCACCTGGATCAACGCGATCCCGATGGCCCTGGTGGCGTATATCATTGCCTTCGGCGATATGATCCTGGGACAGACGGTTGTCAATGAGGCCAACAAAATCAGAACCGATGAAGAAATCGATCCGGATGCAAACCGCTTGAGCCTCCTTTGTGGTGTAAGAAACGTGCTGGAAGGCTCCCTGGCACCGACGGTAACGCTGGCTGGCCCCCTGTGGGCAGCCATGACGGTGGCTATTTCCGAGCGGTACAAACTCGGCCGCAAGGCCATGGATTCGATCATCGGCGGTATGGCATCTTTTGATATCATGAAATTCCTCAGCTGTCTGATTCTGCCCCTGATCTGCATCTTCAAGCCGGCCCTGCCGGTCGCCCTTTCCCTGACCCTGATGATCCAGGGGTTTGCCTGTGTCTATATTGCCATGGGCCTGGTCAAAAACAATACTGAACGCGGGGTTGCCGGTATCACCGGCGGCGCACTGGCTATCGCCGGACCGACAGTGGGTCTGGTCGTTGGCCTCGTGCTGAGCTTTTTTCTCCTGGGCAAAGATTCGTTCATGAAAGAAAAACCGGAAGATTCGACACCGGCTGAAAAAAAGGCATTGGAAGAATCCCAGGCAACAACCTGAGGTGTTGATTCATGCCGCTTGACTGATGCCCAATACGGTTAACCCAAAAACACAAAAAACGAGGTAAAACAAAATGGCGGATCTGATCAGAGTAAACCTGACAACCCATACCGTCACCAGGGAACCGGTTCCGAAAGAATACGCGCTCCTTGGCGGACGAGGACTGATCACACAGATACTCTCCGATGAGGTAGACCCCGAGTGTCATCCCCTCGGAGAGGAAAACAAACTTGTCATTGCCCCGGGCCTGTTTACCGGAACACGTGTTCCCAGCACCGGCCGTTTATCGGTCGGCGCAAAAAGTCCGCATACCGGCGGAATCAAAGAAAGCAACGGGGGCGGCACCGCCGCTACAAAACTGGCAAAACTTGGCATAAAAGCCATTATTCTGGAAGGAAAGCCGGCAACCCCTGTCTGGAATACCCTGAGCGTTACGGCCGATTCGATTCAGATCGTACCCGCAGAAGGGTTGACCGGCCTCGGTAATTTCAAAACAACGACAAAAC
The nucleotide sequence above comes from Desulfobacterales bacterium. Encoded proteins:
- a CDS encoding sodium:solute symporter family protein produces the protein MNEAFYAWTVLSVYIVIGVVVAAMARKKLGTGMNEFFLANRQLGGIVSALTYAATTYSAFMMVGLAGLTYKLGVGALGYELTYLCGLVLVVFFGPRFWLVGHKYDYLTHAELLADRYQNRAVGIIATVLCLVFLIPYAAIQLMGIGYLLSVVSKGAISLITAMAIATLLAIVWSYMAGLRSVAWTDALQVVIMMVTSVVTLFFVVYKGFGGIEPFFNRMNTEIPELLAGSGLFRFNVFFGLALPWLFFSLSNPQVTQRLFVPKSVTAFKQMIGGFLIFGLIYTLVSVLWGFSARLLLPDLASADLATPSLLALAIIPKLIAIIVMVGILSAAISTIDSILLTLSSMCSRDLVKNGFKAKISEETELKIGKRIIPILAAIFFVFAYWAAGKTGLAFMIAPLSSAASAGLLMAVPSIIGAFFWKKATAAGALTSMIGGAALVLILQLTGLKPLGLWPGVWGVIVCTGLYICVSLVTRAPIEKAEEFIGYLEKDLPRYKFI
- a CDS encoding xanthine/uracil/vitamin C permease, translating into MAIMFPTAKRKHGEEQPYIPMGPFKFRLPFIHFGVEMAEVYQALVMFVTALGAIALLQDMFGISFELALTIVAFHELMYCVQNIFGDPLVPGWITPAIPLTTAFLLKYGVGEDRIQALIALQMLVGIIYLILGLTGLAKKMINHIPRAMQSGIILGAGIAAITGKYCFQPGGAGLTKYPFSITAGGLLALYLLFSKGFTDRVKKEGSDSKSIFIKIANYGIVPGIILAILVGWISGEVTLPKFESGIIFIPRFKECIQQMSIFGVGIPPMSTWINAIPMALVAYIIAFGDMILGQTVVNEANKIRTDEEIDPDANRLSLLCGVRNVLEGSLAPTVTLAGPLWAAMTVAISERYKLGRKAMDSIIGGMASFDIMKFLSCLILPLICIFKPALPVALSLTLMIQGFACVYIAMGLVKNNTERGVAGITGGALAIAGPTVGLVVGLVLSFFLLGKDSFMKEKPEDSTPAEKKALEESQATT